In the Triticum aestivum cultivar Chinese Spring chromosome 2B, IWGSC CS RefSeq v2.1, whole genome shotgun sequence genome, CGCCGGCTTCCTGGCAATGAGATCCCTTGGTGTAACCTACGCCAGCACACCAATCCCTGCACTTAGATTTGGTGCAACCATCTTCAAGCCCACTGCAGTATTCTACACAAAAAGATTAAATTAATTAGCATATTAATTACAATATATCTTCATTCGTCGGTTCAACTGCAAACATAGATGTAGAGATTTTTTTTAGGTATATACACAATAGGGGGAAAAGGATGTTAACCTTTTGGATCAGCATCACAAGACGACATCACAGTTGCCATCACCAACACGAGGGCCGCCAACCATACAAGACTTGCATTTCTCTTAATAAACGCCATGACAAGATACAATGCTAGCTATGTATTGATATCCTCTCTTCTTTTTGCTGTGTGACCTGATCTGCCAAATGTGTTGACGAGCAACTCATTTTGCTAGCATTTATATAGGGGCGAGCACGCTACCGATCCTAAGTTTTATGGTGGTAATTAAATACGATCCTAATATTAAGATGGAATTAATGAATTGATTTATGCATATCCTTGGATAGATATACTACATACTTATCTCGTAGCTGATTTTAGGgaatgtacaatggttgataagatagtctaaTCTTAAGTCTTGCGTGTAATTTGAAGATGACAAAAAAAGATGTTTATAATGGGTCATTTCTTAGTCTTATCTTTAATAACTAGTTATTtctaaaaacatggtgagacatattatgctaagagattatctcttgtcttctcttaaataagagaagacaaaccttttcttatgagttatctctcctccacctcatcatttatcctatgtgtCACTTCTaaaatagcaccattgtacatgctcttatgGTGTGAATTGATTCGTTCCCTTTTTTGGCGCGGCTGGTCTATCTATGCAATATCCAATAAAAAAAGGTCTATCTATGCAATATCCAGTAAAGACTTGAAGATCTGTGTACAGTATAAGAACAAGATCTATTCAAGGATATACATAAATTAATCCATTAAATCCAGCCAGATCTTTCTTAATGTGTCAGATCTTTAGATATTGACAGGATATTGGATAGATAGAACAGGCGCACCAAAAAAGCAAACAAATCAATTCATTCTATAAAATTAGTGAGGTGATAAGTATGCACGTCTATTCAAGGATATACAAAAATCGATCCATTCATTCTAGCCGAAAATTAGCATGGCATTTAATTACCACCATAAAATTCATGTTGGTGATGGCCACTATGATGATTTCCTATGATGCTGACCCATAAAACTCATGTTGCCGTGTCTCCCTTCAACAACTCTTCTCTCTCAAGTGGTggcgtatatggtgggcactccctcacTGGTACTTCGACTGTCGGTGATGGTTGTTGGTGTACTTCCCCTCCTGCTTTACTAGTGTCTTGCAGGAGGAGAAGTAGAACAACGACCCCCTACGACAACAGTCAGGATCCTTCCTCCAATAACATCGATCTATCTCAAAGGGAGCCCATTGGAATGAAAGTAAACCCTAAACCTAGAAGGCTCGCCTTCAAAGACTCGAGACCATTTCACCATAACCATAACCGTTTCCATACATATATCATCAGTACTACTACATAGTTAAACGACTAAAAAATACATAGATCATCACTATTACATAGATCAACATTACATAATTAAACAATACTACGATAGACTGGCACTACTACAGACCGAGTACTCTAATAGATCAAAATAAACCATAAGGCCTAAGGATCTTGATGGTTTCTGGGTCCGCTTGAAGCTCATCCTCAGAGATGAGGTCGATCACCTCTGGAGGTCCGATGGAGGGGGCTGCTTCAACGTTATTGCAGGTAGCTAGCTGCACGACCTCCATGTCATCATCGACAAAGTAGCCCTCCCAATCGGGATCATTGAAAGTCTTGTCGACCCCCGCGGGATTAGGGCATACATCTCAGTGTCCTCTTTCTTCCTCTGCTCCTTCTGCTTATTGGCCTAGAATTCAAGCTCCCCCACCATGCGGTGCAGATTGGCCTCAACGTACTTAGCCATGGCGACCTCACCATCCTTGACATGTCATGCGCCTTCTCCTTTTTGTGGGAATACATCCGGTAAGTAGAGGCAAGGAACCCCACATGCTTGGCATCTTCAGGGAAGTTGAGGTTAGTCGGGCCTCGACCATACATGCAAGACACCACATCGTACGCGTAGCTCGAGGCTATAGAACGTGCCGAGCCACAACAATCACCATCGTAGGTGATCTCAGCAGCATAGCAGTGCGACTCCTGGAGTCAAACGCCACGAAACCTGCTCGCGGAAGGGATCGTGGCGCCATCCCTGCGACAACATTCCCTATGTCAAACATGATTTTGCAATTGAACAATAAATGATGAATACCCATCCCTGTCACTTCCTCTCTTTAGTAGAAGGCTCACTTATTCAACATGTGGGTTGACGTTCGGTCATCTATGCTCTCTTCAATAAATCCCATCTCTCAAATGGTGGTATATATGGTAGGGCAATCCCTACCTGGTATTTCCACCTATCTATGATGGTCGTTACACCCGTCCCTTCCCACGTTACCAAGGTCTCATTGAAAGGGACGAGGAGCAACGACCCCCTACGACAACAACCAGTATCATTCCTCTAAGAACACCCCCCATTTCTCTTTGTTATTTGGACCATCAGTGATGGtcgtccttctccttctcccctacTTTACCAAGGGCTCAGAGGGGAAGAACGAGAAGGAGCGCCCTCTACGACAACGGTTGGTATCCTTCCTCTGACAACATCTCTTACAAAGGGAGCACCGTCGGACTGAAATTAAACGCAGATATCGAATACCAATGCTGACATACGTGTGGCCCCTAAATCCCTAACCTAGAAGACAACTCGACACCATTTCACCCTAGTCCTAACCTGAACGCCAAACACGTTCAAGCTAGAGATCATTACTAAGCAGAACCATTTACCTATATAACTGCAGTAGCATATGAACTCTACACAGGAACCTATCAACATGAGCAGAAAACTATGAACTGTATAAATTGCAACCAATCTCTCATCTcaccgccctcccacccctcccccacccgaACCCTGCCCTCTCGTTCTCTTCCTTTCTCTCAAACGTCAGCCGCCACTCCCATCTGTCTCAATTCTCCCCTGATGTGTGAAATTTCTGCCCAAAATGAGAACAAATGTGTGCGCCGGCTGCTCGCGCGTGCAGCATTTTAGCACGCTGCTGGAGCTGCGcgtgcgcgctgcattttagcgctaTTGCTGGAGCAAGCGCTGCGCGACGCGCCAAACCTGACAATGGACGCGCTGCAAACCAGATTTTAGCGCGCCGCGCgttgggcgcctgttggagatgctctaacagcaGTAGCATATGAACTCTACACAAGAACCTATCAAAATGAACTTGTATAAATTGCAAACGATCACTCATCTcaccgccctcccacccctcccccacccgaACCATGCCCTCTCGTTGTCCTCCTTTCTCTCAAACGGCGACCACCACTCCCAACTGTCTCAATTCTCACTTGATCTATTTGTGCCTCACTCCCAACCCTATAGtttttcaataaaaaaattatcaCAAACTATATCAATCATCTATCATAAAACAAATATTAATAAGATTATTAAAACACATATATATTTAGCTGGATTCCATATACCAAAGTTACAtataaaataaagaaaaaacacTATAGATATGCGAGCTTGATCGGTGCAGAGGGCGGTAACAGTAGCAGTGATGAGCTTGATCGGGTGCAAAATTTGAAGACGAAGGGATCGGGTGCATGGGTGGCCAcgatctagtactccctccgtttctttttaatcCACATATAAGGATTGGTCAAAGTCAatctttgtagagtttgactaccTTTCtattaaaaatataaacattcacaatatgaaataaatattatcagatgcaccatgaaacgtattttcatactatatagtttgattgttgtagatgttcataattttttatataaatttggttaaactttatgtagtttgactttgaccaaatcttatatacgAAAtagaaagaaacggagggagtataactcaAACGTAAGTTGAGCGTCGCGCTAGCCGTTAAACGCAAGAAACGTAGCCGAGAGCCCTATGTAAACCGggtatttttaaattttttgccaAGAATTTTGTGTAAGCCAAGGTGTTTTTCTACGGCCTCTCGACTTACTGGTATGTAAGCCGAGTTCACTTTTGTTACTGTGTGTGCTTTGATCGGTACTCGACTTACACCATTTCGAGAACAAGTGTTTTTACACTTGGCTAACATGCAGAAGCACGACAACGTGTGATTTTTTTTAGTGATATCTTGTTTTGTTTTATTACAATAGAGACCTAGGCTCACGCATATACATTCACCTCTATGAAAGCATGCATCCACAACCTATCCTTTTGAGCATcttgagagactgagacggcacatcatcttgagattgacgaagttgtCATAGACGTCTTTGTAGTCGACAGGAACATCTACTCCAAACGAACTATCGTTGACAGGACTGAAATAAATCCAAAAACATTGCGAGCACAAGTGTCAAATTTAGCACTTAAACCCCGATGTGTCGAGGATACCACTATCTCTTCTAGTGATATGTATCGATATATAAAGCACCAAAACATTGGAAGTCGGAGGAAAAAGAAAAGTACTTAACAACTGTATCTCATGAACTTTCTAGCCACATCCATATATTGATACATGCAAATATAACCTGAAATGCATCAAGCTAGGTAATCAGACAATTAGTGTGGTCAAAAAGATATCGAGACGtagagggtgtttgttttcagggacttattggcttagggacttaaaaaagtccctataaatcccatctaaatcaaACAGGAGGGATTTATAGGGACTTAAaatgggcatttgggacttatgaaataagactctcaaggagggacttatagggacttatagttataatatggtcttatagggacttataaaTCCTAGAAATCAAACAGGTAGGGATTTTTTAGGGACTTGGACTTATAAGTTGAGACTAAAAAAAGTCATAAAACTTATGAACCAAACGGGGCCGTAGAATTTCCCATGCAAACTAGCACTATTAGCCTCGATCGAGGCTGCGATGATAAAACACGAGCCTCGAGTGCGCTGGCGAAACGCTGACTGACATGATGACGCTGATCAGTTCCCGGCCGGTGGCGGTGGTGGCCAGGCGAGCTCGAGGCCGCCGAGGTCGTCCCACGCGCCGGTGAGGGAGAGCGCCCGGTCGCAGCCACCCCACGGCGCCGCTAGCCCGTCGTAGAGGTGGTCCGTGGCCGCCGGTGTCCAGGGGAACCCGCCGAGCCCGAGATCGAACTGCGGCAGGAAGACGGGGCCGCCGTCGGTGAGGAACGGGAAGACCGGCAGCGGTTGGTCGGAGAGAGGGCGCGTCTCCTGCAGGTCCGGTTGCGGCGAGTCGGAGGAGGTCGTCTGGGGTTCAGCGGAGCACTTGCGgcgcttgctgctgccgcggcgGCGGCATGCCCCGCCGACGGGGACGTTGCGCAGCGTGCCGCCTTGCGTCCAGTAGCGGCGGCAGGTGCGGCAGTAGTGGCGCGGCTGCGTGGTGCTGTAGTTGTTGTAGTAGCAGAACTTGGTGTCGGTGGAGCTGCACCGCGGGCACTCCAGCTTCGGCTGTTGCTGCTGGCTCTGGCCGTTCTTCTTGGTCACCGCGCCCTCCTGACAAGTTCACCACGCGCGCGCATCAGTACGTACGTACGTCGCCTGCCGGAGAGGAGTAGCAGACAGAGTGAGCATGCAGTCACTGACCTGCGCTAGTGGAAGTTCAGCAGCGTCAGGGGTGGCGTCGGCCGAGCGCTTGGCGCCGGCGAGGAGCGAGGCAGAAGCTGGAGCCATCCTGAACGGAGCAGCGCATGCCGTGTCCGGCCCGGCCGGCTAAAAACGAGCTGCGGGCGCGCGTGGTGATCACCAGCTAGCTAGCTCTAACCGAGCTATAGTCGTAGCTAGCCAGTTAGCTAGGAGAGGTAGGAGAGAGTGAGCTggatgggcggcggcggtggcaatcAGATGATGGAGCTGACGGATCGATCGACGGGAGCGGCTGGTCCGGGCCTATATATAGAAGCCGGCGCGGTGGCGGGGCCCGCGGGTGACGCGGCAAGGATGCTCTCCTTGCGTCCGAAGGATGCTTCCTCCACCGTGCACGGTGCGCCTCCACCCGTGTGCGTCGCCGTCGCGTTCTATATATGTCTGGCACGACGGGCGACGCAGAGTGCAGACCCGACGGGCACGGACATGCGTCTTGGTAGGACCTGCCGTGCAGTTTACCGAGGAAACCGATCGTGCAGAGGAGACTGGAGAGTTCTCGGCCCGTCTTCGACCGTCGTGTGGATGGAATCTTGCATGCACGCGCGCTCTCGCGGCACTGTGCAGAGATACAGTGATCGACGTAACCCGGTGGACCCAGCTATTCTGTACATACGTAACGTGATCCATGCAAGCCAAGGCATCATCGCATCGCATCGACATCGAGCTCACCGAGATAGCGGGCAACGACGACGACGGGGGCGGATCGGCGTTAATGGGGACGGAATCGAGCTGACGGGTGGTTGTACGTGTGCTCTGATCGTCGCGTTACCGTGAAGCGGCGCAGGGCCCGGCGGAGGTTGGCGAGAGAGAGAGGACAAAGGGGGGACATGGCGGTGCCGCTTTTTGTACGCGCCATGAGGGCGACGGAGCTGTCACCGTCGTGGGTTTTGTCTGTCGTAATCGCTGCGAGGTTGGTTTCATTCATGGCTGGCCGATGCTAGGCGCAGAGGGCCGCCTGAGCGATTCTTCCGCGTCTCTCGTCGACGACGGATGCGGTGGCTCCTCTACTGCTCGATCGACGGTGTCAAGGGTCAAGTCCTGTTTATTCTGCAGGTTCCGGATTTAGTTAATTTGGACGGTTTCTTTCAGTTATTTTTTCCACGTGTCAAGGGTCAAGTCCTGATGATTTTTGACATCTAAATCAAGTAAGATTTCCTCATGTCTAAATCTTCCGTGCTATATAGTCGTGCGCCGTAACTTTCATTCTTTTAAATTGGGAAACGTTTCCCtgcggtgcgccggccgagcgtTTCAGCCGGTCACGTGCGAGTCGGGGCGCGTGGGAATCGAATCGTGCTGGATCCTTTTTACGCAGGGGTGCCATAACCACAGCCCATGTGGGCTGGCTGGCCCACGCCCGCATCCCGCTAGCCTTATCCTCTCACGCGAGTGTCTCTGCTTTCTCCGTCTCTCGATCCATCTCTTCTTTTTTGCTTCATGGCGACAGCGAGCCATGACGACCTTGGTGATGTGCGACGGAGGCGAGGCGATGCGCGATGGGGGAGCCACCTAGGCATCTGGTTGCAGCCGCAGCTCTGGCGAGCTCCGCCATGGCCGTGGACGCCGCGTGCTAGAACAAACGCCCACCCATGCTGGAACCAATAAGATCTCGGGTGCTGGAACCGGCATCATTTTTTGCTACAACCTATgagttttttttgctggaaccggcatccCGTACAGACCCCTCTCGTCTACTCATTCATCCCCTACCTTCAGCGAGCGGCCAAAGCAAGCCGCCGGAGAAATCACCTCCACTTCCTCCCGAAGAACCCTGCAACTCCGGTGACCCTCGACTGGACGGTGGCGGAGGCATTGCAGAACCTGCTGCACGCGCTTATGCTACAACCGCTAACCAAAAAGCTTCAAATCGaggtgaaaaaagcttcaaccagatatATGAAAAGCTGCAAGCAGTCATCGCCATGGAAGGATGCTACAACCGTTGACATAAAATGTTACAACCTTtgataaaaaagcttcaaccgaacGAGAGAGGAATATTTCACCCAGGCGTTGCTTAAAACGAAAAAAGTTTCAATTGTTTACAGAAAAACTTCCATCGTAGagggaaaaagcttcaaccattgaGATAAAAGCTACAACCGTATCAATTTTTTGCTACTATCGTCTGcgtgttttgctacatccattcatgcGGCCATGGTGCTTTTTTACGACTGAAGTGTGACCTGCGACGACGAGGACGGCATTTTTGTTGCAACATCCTCGGTTTTTGCTACCATTTGCGATGTGTTTTGCTACATCCGATTAACACATTTGCTACAATGGCGGCACCGATggattttttgctgcaaccgttgtCTTCATTTGCTACGACTGACACGGGAAAATGCTACTACGGAGCATCTCTGTTTTTTGCTGCAACCAATCATCGGTgaggcggagctgcatccatggcacTCCGACGAGCAGCGGAGGCAGCGAGCGGTCGGGGCGAGCTGAGTCCCGGTGTGCGGGGCGGCCCCAACGGGCGTCCAGGGCGGCGAGCGATCTGGACGAGCTGAGTCACGGAGCTGCATCCATGGCCCTCCGACGGGCGGCCGAGGCGGCGAGCGGTCAGCTCCAACCGGCAGCCGGGCGAGATGAGTGCCGGAGCGTGGGGCGGCCCCGACGGGCGGTCGGTGCGGCGAGCGCTCGGGAAGACGAGGACAAGGTAAAAATGAAAACAGCAGAGGAGGTCTAATCTAACGATGTCGCATAACAGATCAGGCGGCTGGGAACAGACCGGCCGAAAcattcggccggtgcgccggcgcctagcggTGCCCTTTTAAATTTTCTTTTAAGACGCGAGCATTTACATATATGTATGTATGCTCATCCCAACGAATGCACACACATAGAATCTACTGTTTTTTGGAAAGAAACTTTCGAACAGCCGAAGGGGGAAGTTCAGCTTTGGCCGGCTGCCGAAGTAATGGAACGCCGTCATGTCATACACACGCGCCGCCTACTCAGGCTcgtcacaatggggaggaacttaggagtaacatcacacactctaATACAACTTTgtttatgtggcacatatttaatgaagagagatgtgcttgtggtaactagctaagttaccggaacatcacacactccaagaaacaatgagtctataacctaataaatacatcattgcatgacactacatagatgttcctacccattatggaggtagtaacatagtctagggaagcgtgtaagttactagcttatgttcttgcccattgtgaccagcctcaaTGGTGGCGACTGTGCCGAGTCACCGTTCCTCCCCTAGTGTCCAGATTTTTTTGATCTCCGTCGCCCAAGTAGCCCACAGTAGCTGCCCCATGCCGTGGCACTTTGGCGGTGGTCGCTGTGACATGGacctcgaggaggcggtggcaacAGGCGCTCAGGATGGCTACACGAACGCGTTCTGGATGAAACGCGGCTCGGCAGCGGCGTCCACCCAGGACCCGTCCGTAGTCAAGTACACTCGGCCACACCCCTTCGACATCGTCTATGGTGGACACCACCCCTGGTGTAGGTTCAGTCAATTGTCTTTGA is a window encoding:
- the LOC123042755 gene encoding dof zinc finger protein DOF3.1-like produces the protein MAPASASLLAGAKRSADATPDAAELPLAQEGAVTKKNGQSQQQQPKLECPRCSSTDTKFCYYNNYSTTQPRHYCRTCRRYWTQGGTLRNVPVGGACRRRGSSKRRKCSAEPQTTSSDSPQPDLQETRPLSDQPLPVFPFLTDGGPVFLPQFDLGLGGFPWTPAATDHLYDGLAAPWGGCDRALSLTGAWDDLGGLELAWPPPPPAGN